The nucleotide sequence TAGACCATATAtaataagaaagaataagtagACTGATCGATTCAGTATGAATATGTGTACAAACGAACTTGTCTCATGGATAACATCACAAGTACGTTAACTTTTTTACATTgaaatatataataaaatattTTCACACATATTTCACTTACATTGCGCATGAATTGCAAAGCATCCAAGAAGCAGCAGGGATAATAGCATGATGGCAGCCATTTGCTTGGTGTGCTTCTCCATGTTTGAAGGCAGTGCAATGCTTCGTGCCCTTGGGAGAATGTTCAGCTCGTCACAATATATATAGGGAAAAAACTTTACAAACAATGTATATAGCTAGAAGGTATTGAATTCAACAGAAACTGCAACTATGTAAGTTAATTTCATGCTAATTaggttatgaatttccaaatgaTTTCTTAGTAGTGGTTAATTCCCTTCTATTTTTTAGGCAACGCAATCTAGCTAGCAGCATTTTTTTTCTAGTCATCCTTCTTCTTTAAATTACTACCAAATATACTCGTACGTTACAATGGATATAGAGAAAAGCATTACAAACAATATATAATTAGAATGAtgtaagtttcattctaattagGTTACGATTTTCCAAATGATCTCTTAGTAGTGGTTAATTTTATTCTATTTCCCAGCCAAGGTTGCCTAGCTAGCAACATTTGGGTCTGCTTGGTTCTTTTGCCAAGTATGGATAGCGGAACAAGGCTAACCTAGCCAAGCCGAGCAAAGGTTAGGCAAGCTTCAGTGAAGCTGTTTGGTTGTTTTTCGAGAAAAGCAAGCTTGTTCCGTGCTTTTACAAGAGCAGCAAgaaacatactccctccgtcccatattAATTGTCATTTTTTTTTCGTGCCATAattttgactagatttgtagaaaatacgtgcaacatttgtatatctaaataaatttattataaaaataaattcaacgattaatattaatatttttatataaaattagtcaaagttatttaTCGGGAAGTGAGAACGAcagttattttgggacggagggaataTACTTTTGAGACACCTATTGCTACGTATGGAATGACAGTTTTCATGTCCATGATGCTGGTAGGTAGCTAGTTAGCTGAGGAAACTTGTTCAGTGTCGAAGCACATGCTCTCCCATCGATTCTAGGGCTATCCTTTGCCCAGGCCAGAGAGCCAATTTGGCTCGCATGGATTAGCAAGCCTTTTCTTGCTCAGACAAGCAAGCTCGCCCAGCAAAGCTACTTCTGAAGGTGCTACAAAACAAATATTCTTACCCAGTAGGTTGGACAAAGCATCCACGCAGGCCCAAAATCTTTGTAGTGATTTCCAGtttttttgaattattttcaagTGTTCTAAGGAATGGTTCACCTACTTAGCTAGAAAGCAATGCATAAACTTAGGCTTGATTGACAACCGGCATTGTTAGATCTTTCATCTTCGTTCTCGTCACCCTGACTCACTACGCCATGGATAACGGCTACGCTGACTTCTTCGTTATAGTGCTTGGGCAAGTGTAAGGATCATGCGCTAGCTCAGTCCGTGGATCACTGCCACGCCCAAACCGGCTAGCATCACTATCGAAACCAGACCCAGGAGGGTAATCAGCAACAATAGGCTTCTCTATCACCACTGGTCCTGGACCCAACAATGGTCCTGTTTGGTACACTTTATCTGGAAAGCACTTCCCAGATAAGCTGCATAAATAGAGTAAAACCGGCGGTTAAAATAAGCTGGTCTGATCTAGCTTCTGCTTTTTAGTACAAATGGGAGCTGTAGGAATAAACGTGGTCAGAATAAGCTGCTGAAAAGCGTGGTGTTTGACTGTTGATTTCAgcttattttgaccataaacaGCTTATAAGCAGGCCCAGATAGAAAGATAGATCAAAGCTACACTCTGCAACGATAGGATGAGGGTCATTGCCGGTCTAAGCCTCTACCCGGCGGGGCACTGGAGCAGTGAGAGTATGATACTCGATGCTGGTACAATGTCTCCAACCCGGCAATGACCATCATttcgttttttttttgtgtgttgaAATTAAACAAACTAATGACATCTGATCTGAAATTAGAGAATACGAGACAATAATGCTCATAGACAGACAAGTTGAAAGTAAACAAGTGGATATTATTCATATCTTACCTCACCTTGCTCTACGCTACCTTTAACTCATACGGTCATACCTTATCCAACATGAACCTGCTGTATTTGGTAATTACAAAGAGATCACATCGCTAATCCCCGTTCTTAGTCATCACAAGTTCCAGGTCAATATTACTGAAACTTTGAGTGCTCAGAACAAGGGCCTAAGCCATGGCTACACAAGCATATGCAACCCACAGCACCATCTTTTATTCTGATTCAAATTGGGAGTAAACTGGATACAATAGTTGGGTCCATCAGGTAGCACGTCTTTACAACACAACCTTTGGCTTGAGTAGCTAAACACCGAAAATTTGCTTGTCCACAAAGGGAAATGGTGACACTGCATTGGGGCGAAAGGTACCCTATCAACCGCCGCAGCAACCAGAGAACCTTTTCAGCTACATCTCTGCATCAAGTTGACTTCTCAAGCTTCCCGATGGTGTTTTGTCGTGCGTTCCGTAGAATGGTTTTGTCAGCAGTGATGAAGAAGCCAGCGATACAGGCTGTCAAACAAACCAGTAAAATTTCAGAATGTTTTCAATGGTTTGTTGGGGCTTCTGCGAGCTATGGCGTCTCCAGAAGCATGCTTCTAGTAAAAGCACACCACTATTTCTGGAGAAGCAAAAGCAACCTTTACTACTACAGATTACAGAAGCCTGGTAAACCTGATGCAAGTCTGGGTGTGGTTTTACAAGTAGGCTGTTTGTTTCTGCTGTTTGCTTTTGAGATGCAGAAGCACAAAACAAACAAGGTCTTAGTGTGCTACCAATAGCATATCAAAATATGGTACAACTGTTAACACTTCAGAAAATCAATAGTCCATGATGGTCACTTCATGTACCAAACTACCATTGGAACAGTGAATTTATTAATTTAAACTAGTCCACTCTGAAAACATGAAAGTTGCCTAACCTCATTGGGACATATATGGTCATCCAGACTCACTAGAACTTAAGAGgaataaaacaaaagaaagaagggGGAAAAACCCAGGTTACATGCCGATCTGTACTTGTGCAAATACTTCACTTGAGCAGAATAATTTGAATACATTATAAAAGAAGCCCTATAAACCAATACCTCCAGAGTCCAGACAGACAGAACAAACAATCCAACTTATTTCATTTATTGTCGATGCTATGCTAAAGCTCTGATTTGCATTTTAATCATGCAGACTGGTGATGTGACTTCTGTGTCTTATGTGGCACATGATACAATCAGCAATCTGACAAGATATTTGAAGCTACTCACTTGAGAAAGAAAGTGAAACCACTTCACATCCAATGTTTTAAGTTAAAGTACTTAAGTTACATAGAAAAGAAGCCTATCCAAGGAGGGCTCAACCAACCAGAAAGATATCTCAGAAACCACAAAGGAGAACGGAATCAGCTCTTGGGCAAGATCTCGCTTAAACGTTTTCCGCCCCCAATGCAGCAGAGCCTAGCCTCATCTATAACTTTACAAGAGTTTCTAAGTACTGTGGGGGCATGACCCCCGGTACCCACAAGGCTCCACGTGGgccgagccgctaggggaggcctaCCCACAAGACTATGCACGAGTCGCGCCACTGGTTGAGGCCCAGCTCGCAAGACAACGCCACGCGAAGTATGCCGCAGGATGACGTGCTTCACAAGGCAACGtgaagatcctcggtgatctaCGAAATCTGcccggatatgatagatattgtacgatctgtaacttcctatcttgtaaaccgatcagAATGGAAATaaccgatctgtaaccctaccccccaagctatataaggcgggtagggacccccctcgtTTTCATCTAAACACacgcaatacaatccacaaaggcacaggacgtaggtattacgtcaagccgacggcccgaacctgtctaaacgTTGTCTCtcgcgttctgtgtcaccatccggtttcctcacacgcacctccaccgattcatctactaccgtgggcatacccctcggtagactgccggccAGAttttgctttgacttttttggtacatagattttgctatgtatgtAGACATACATtacatctagatacatagcaaaattggTGTAACTAAaaggtcaaaacgacttataatttggaacggagggagtaatgttTTTCGCACACCAGTGCACCAGAGCCTACTCGTTTCTTGGGAGCTGGAAAAGAGAGGAACACAGAATCTTCGAGCAACGGTCTACACCATCACATGCATTCTTTTCAAAATAGTGGTATTTCATCTGTCTTACTAGTCACACAAACGTGCCAGTAGTTCATCAACATAACTCCTATTCTTGTGTTCTCTCCTAACAACATCAGAGAAAGAAAGCTGTCCTACTTTTCTGATACGAGCATTGAAGAATCTCATTGATGTAAGCTGGAagccggatgcttttcttctaaTCAATAATGCCAAATTTCACTCATGCATGACACGTCATTTCTCAAGGTTTGGCATGCAATGCAAACCAAGTTTAAGTTCAAGTAACTTGTAAACCAAAATAGATCAGATTTCAATTATAGATAGCGAACTGAAAGGACACATTGCTAATAAGCTGAACAAACAAAAAAGGGCTCGTGGATCATAGAGCATGGGATCCTTATAACTAACAAACTCTAGGGATGTTTTTTAAAATAGGGGCCATGTAAGTATGAGAACATCTAAATAaaaggggcagacccagtgccggaggctcccacacgagtggggtctggggaagggaaaaaccgaggcaaaccATAAATAGGGGGAAAGCATCTAACAACTGAGTTTACGAATTTCTTATCGTGAGAAGTTCAAAATCTGAACTGACAGGATACAGATTCAGACATCAAAGTGTCTTTCAGCATATCAAAGAAACAGGCACCATGTTCGATTTGGATATCTATGTACCTTCATATGGTTACATTATATCGTAAAGACAATGTAAGTATTAACCATAAAACAGGAGCTGTAACAAAGCGACTCACTAAAATGTCCACAGAATTCCATTACTTAGGCCCAATATTAAAGCTACCGTATAAACAAATTCAGCATTATGATTCAACTATATGACAATTGTCTTCAGCCAGCTACATTAGCTCAACAACTAGTTTTAAGTAGAACGGTACCTGCAgatatgatgagtgcttgtgcagTGTAGTTGAGATTCGCCTTAGCCCAAGGAAGAACACGGCAGCCAACCAACTGCGCCAGGTAAAATTTTCATGTAGATCAGAACCATAAGCAGGAAACACACCATACTTAAACATAAGGGGAAAAGAATGCTATAGAAGGTAGCTAGTTTTTTTCAGCCATTAGAATTTCAATTTTCATACTACTACATAAATTATAAGGGGAGACATAACAGGTTGGTGGAATGAATCCTCAAAAAAGCAAGGATACCAAAAGCAAGGATACTACTAATAACAGTTAAACAATTACACACCGTGGGAACCGCCACCACAGTACCAGCTATTGCAGCGTTCTTTGCTCCCAGTAGTACAGCCTCTGTAACAGAAAAACTCTAGAAATTAACATCACAGCACACAAAACAAAACTGACAACCAGAACTCTGTCACTGATTCCGCGATGCCAATAACCCACTACCCCCCacccaaacacacacacactGCCACTGTGTTCATTCAACTGCAGGTCTGCTAAGATATCAGAAAGAAATTGAACAGTTTAATTCACAAGGAACTGCTGATCAAGAGACGTACCATGTGAGTGCAGATGTATATACTAATAATAATCACTGAAACACACCCGCTAACTTAAGACCGTCAAGACAAAGGGGAAGGAAAATGTAGCCCCGCGGGGGGAATGGAGATCGAAACCAGACCAAAAGCCCGTCTTTGGCTCCGCGACTATCCCAAAACTCTCAGAGTCAGACACCAATCACCCACCCACTCTAGATTTGCACGGCGCCCATTGCCAAAACCCCTTGCGCAAGTAGAACAAATCTAACTATCCCGAATTCGTGCCGATAATGGATCGGGGAATCAGATGGCACGCGGTGGGAAACGGGAATCGACGCGGGAGAGAGTTGGACGCATTCTACCTCTGACGGCGGCGTCGGACTCCTCCTCCTTGGGGGAACGAATCAGGAAGCTCCTGCCGGCCATGCTCTCTCTCGGGACTCTTCTAGCTTCCTCCACTGTTGGGGTTCTGGCCGTCTTTTCGTCGAGCGCAGGGGCTAGGGGATGACGGCGAGCGTGCGAGCGAGCGAGAGCTAGAAGAATTTGTTTCTCCTTGTGGGTGGTGGGCGAGTGGGAAGATCGGGCACGCATCGGAACGAACTTGCACGTGATTGATGAGGAACTAAACGACGGCACGGGCCCACTCAGCCTTAGCCGCCACTTTTTTTTTAATAGTGGCAAAAGGCAAAAAAGAATTCTCGGGCACAATATATAAAAGTTAACTAGTAGTATTTATACACTGTCTATGCCCTATGGATTGAACAACTCATAGGCTTATGAAAATGACAGAACTTAAAATTTGTGATAATTATAGTCTAACAGGATTTACCTCTAAATTTAAGTGATGCATTTTTAGCTTCCATTACAAGGTATTGAAAAGTATGTCATGCCATTTAATTTCTCTTATGTTACAAGTTATTATTATCATGAAAACACTTGTTGAATTTATCGTTGCGACTCTTTTCGCATAGTTTGATGTCTAAAACCTGCAGAGTTTTTTattccccccccccaccccaccccacccccaccaAAATCATAAACATGCTCTAcactttttttttgcgaaaataGGCACATTTTACGTTGATACAAAGAGAGTGCCTCATTCTTATGTCATTTCTTCCACATTCGAAATCACTCGTTAAATTCAATCCTAATCTCATTAGAACGATGATGTTATTAAACCCCATTCCCCATTGGGATTAAATGACTATGATGCTATTGATtgtagttttttttataaaacacaACATATATTGAGATTAGAGCAACAATACAGATTCAGAGAATACAAACTCAATGACGACAACAACACCAATGGTGGCAAAGAGCTCGCGTGGTGGCCCAGTCAGCTAAGTGCCTACGAGACGCCGAGGCAGAAAGGCATTGCTACCATAAGCAGAGGTAACAATGATCATCCATCACCTTTAATAAAAGAATAAGATTGCCGAAGATGGTAAGTGGTGGTGCTTGATAGAGGTCGACAGAGATCTAGTGGAGGCGATCGAACTTGATGCCGACGAGGCTAAAGCTTGACTTGTACCTGGTGAGGGAGTGTACTTACTCGACAGAGACAATATGGGGGTGGCGGCGACTGGGTCTGAGGGCCTAGGACGGACGAACCGACAGCTCGAGTCGAGGCGTGGAGGAGGAATAGATTCGAGCGCTGGCTAGTGCATAACAATAGTAGTGGAGGAGAATTGAGAGAAAGTTCTGGCCAAATCCTCGATGCCGGCGGTAGTAGAGAATGGGTTCCCGCTCTTGCTTGCCGCCAATGGAGTCAGCGAAGGAAGAGGAGGGGGCCAGTGATGGCGGCGGCAAAAACCTGGGCTGGAGCTTGGAGAGGCGTTCTAGAAGGTGAGTTGGTGACTGCCACTGCCATAGATCACTATTGATTGGA is from Miscanthus floridulus cultivar M001 chromosome 7, ASM1932011v1, whole genome shotgun sequence and encodes:
- the LOC136463109 gene encoding uncharacterized protein, yielding MRARSSHSPTTHKEKQILLALARSHARRHPLAPALDEKTARTPTVEEARRVPRESMAGRSFLIRSPKEEESDAAVREAVLLGAKNAAIAGTVVAVPTLVGCRVLPWAKANLNYTAQALIISAACIAGFFITADKTILRNARQNTIGKLEKST